GCGCGGCCCCACCGTCACCCGCCAGGGTAGCCCGATCAGGTCCATCGTGGCGAATTTCGCCCCTGCGCGTTCGTCGCGGTCGTCATAGAGCACGTCGAACCCCTTTGCCTTCAGATCCCGATACAGCGCCTCACAGGCGCTATCCACCGAGGAATCGCCCTGTTTCAGATTGACGATGCCGACATGGAACGGCGTCACGCCCTCGGGCCAGATAATGCCCTTCTCGTCATGGCTGGCCTCGATGATCGCCCCGGCCAGGCGGCTGACGCCGATGCCGTGGCTGCCCATATGCACCGGGACGCGCTGCCCGTCTGGTCCGACCACGGTGGCGCCCATCGGTTCGGAATATTTGGTGCCGAAATAGAAAATCTGGCCGACCTCGATCCCGCGTGCGCTGCGGCGGCGCTCCTCGGGGATCTCGTTGAACTTCGCCTCGTCATGGGTTTCGTCGGTGCGAGCGTAACGGCTGGTGAATTCTTCCAGCACCGCCTGGCATTGCTCGACACTGTCATAGTCGATCTCACGGTCGCCGAATTTCAGCTCGGTGATTTCGCTGTCATAGAACACCTCCGACTCGCCAGTCTCGGCCAGCACGAGGAATTCATGCGTGTCATCCCCGCCGATCGGGCCGCTATCCGCGCGCATCGGGATCGCCTGAAGCCCCATGCGTTCATAGGTCCGCAGATAGGTCACCAGATGCCGGTTATAGGCGTGCAGCGCGTCCTCGCGCGAGAGGTCGAAATTATAGCCATCCTTCATCAGGAACTCGCGGCCCCGCATGACGCCGAAACGCGGGCGGACCTCGTCGCGGAATTTCCACTGGATGTGATACAGCGTCAGCGGCAGATCCTTGTAGCTGTTCACATGGCTGCGGAAGATGTCGGTGATCATCTCTTCATTGGTCGGACCATACAGCATGTCGCGTCCGTGGCGGTCGGTGATACGCAGCAACTCCTCGCCATAGGCATCATAGCGGCCGCTTTCGCGCCACAGATCCGCCGATTGCAGCGTCGGCATCAGCACCGGGATATGCCCGGCGCGCTGCTGTTCCTCATGCACGATCTGCTCGATCCGGCGCAGCACCTTCTGGCCCAGAGGCAGCCAGGAATAGATTCCCGCCGCCTGCTGCTTGATCATGCCGGCGCGCAGCATCAGCCGGTGACTGACGATCTGCGCCTCCTTGGGGTCTTCCTTGAGGACGGGCAGGAAATAACGCGACAGACGCATGGGCGGGCCTTCCGTAACGGGTTTCCGCGACGGTTAGCGGAAGCCCCTGCGCGGGGCAAGGGTGATGGCCGCGTTCGGCCTAGCGATTGCGGCCAATCGGCCCCAGATGGGTGTGTCCGAACCCGGCATCGGTCTTGAGGCCATAGCCCAGCATCCGGTCGAACCCCGCATGGCCCAGCCAGAGCGCAGCAAGGGCCATCATGCCCCCATTCCCGATGACGCTGCCCAGCATCAGCAGCATCAGTCCGAACGCATAGAGATGCACCAGGTTATAGACAGCCGCCCCGATCTTCGGCCCCCCGGCATAGCCCGCAAAGGCCAGATCCGGCGCAAAGAACAGCAGCAGCGCCAGCCACCAGGCAAAGCCGCCGCCGAGGGCGCTGTAGATCCAGATCCCGGCGAAAAAGACGACCGCGCCCTCGACGCGCTGCCAGATGACGACTCTGTTCATCGCTTTAACCTTTTGCCTTTCAGCTTCGCACGGTCTAATTCCTCTGCAACGAGAAGCATATACTGCGGAAGCTCCGCCATGACCGCCACTCCGCAATTTTCCGCCGACTTCAAACCGCAGAACGACACTGCCATCATTCTGGCCTGCGATGCGGCCTATCTGGCCTATGCAGCGATCCCGGCACTGCAGCTCGCCCGCGGCAAGCGCGACTACGATCTTCTGATCGGCGGACCGGTTCCGCTTGCGCTGCCGGCGCTGTTGCGCGAGGCCGGGATAGGCCATGTCGCGGCGGCGGACGCAACGCTCGTCGATGCGCTGCCCACCGATGCGCGGCGGTCGATCGCGACCTATATGGAGCTGTTCTGCGCCTCGGCCCTGCGCGGGATCTATCGCCGGATCCTCGTGCTCGACAGCGACGTGATTTTTCAGCGCGGCGATCCGGGGCGGCTTCTCTGCGCCGACATGCTCGGACATGCCGTTGCGGCGGTCCGTGACAACCGGCAATGGCGCTCGCCCCGGAGACGGGTGCGCGAGTTCCGGCAGCTCGGCCTGCCGGCGGCGCCCTATTTCAACGCGGGCGTGGTGATGATCGACACCGAGCGATGGGCAGAGGCGGATCTGAGCGCCCGTGCCGCCAGCTTCGCGCATGCGCATCTGGACAGGCTAGGCCGCGATCAGGCGCTGATGAACGGGATGCTGCACGGCGACTGGGCCGAGATCAGCCCCTTGTGGAACTGGCAGTTTACCTGGTCCTCGGCGCATCTGATGTCGATGGCGGATCCCTGCCTCGTGCATTTCATCGGGCCGCATAAGCCCTGGCTCGACAGCGCGGATGGGCGCATCCCGATGCGGCTTCGTGCCGATTACGCTGCGATCCTGCCACGGCATTTCCCAGATGCGCCGCGCGGCACGGCGCTGGAGCGCCGCCACTTGCCCGAGCGGCACGATCTCGGGAAATCGCTGTTCAAGCAGTGGCGCTCGTCTGGCGCGATGCTCGACTATCTGGGCCGCTTCCCGGATGAATATACGCTCCTAAAGCCCTGAACTAGATCCATTTATCAGCGATCCATTTCGCCGGAAGGTAGTAATGGCGGAGATGTTTTGAAACGCTCTCACGCCGCCGCCCGTCAAAAGTCGCCCTCAGATGGTCGCCGGGGCTGCGCAGCGGATCGTTCTTGGACCACTGGCCGAGCACGGCATCATCCGGGTTCAGATGGCCCGCGAAGATCACCACTTTCGTGCCACGCGGGATCCGCGGGGGCTGCACATAGTTCAGCGGAAATGGCGGGATGCAATGCATGCGGAAATGGCTTACCCATCCGCGCGGCCAGAACTTCACCCCGCCCGGCGCGTTATGGGTCACGAAGCGCTGCTCATAGCGGTATTTGTCGGCGAAGCCCTGCGGGTCCGAAAGAAATTTCTCGCGCATCGGTGCCAGCTTGCCGACCTTCATCCGATAGATCGAGGTCTGCGCCATACGCTCAAGCGGGGTGTTGGGGTTCTTCGCGGTGATGGTATCCGCAGGATCGCCATACTCGAAGAACGCGTCGAGACTGCCGGTCACGATCACGTCGAGATCCATGAACAGCACGGTCCCGGTGATATCGCCAAGATCGCCCCAGAGCTGCGATTTCGGCCATTTGCCGGGGGTGTTCCTCGGCATGACGAAATCCGGATCGGGCAGAGGCCGGGTCTCGATCGCGGGGTTCAGCCCCTCGGTGCTGTCGGTGAAGCAGATGACCCGGAACGGCGGGGTGATATTCTTCGCCACCATGTTATAGAAGCGATTGGCATAGTCGGGACCGTATTTCGCGCCCCATTTGATGCAGATGATCTGTTTCATGGCTCTTCTTTTGCCGGTGTTTCGGCAATGCGGCAAGAGCTGTTGACTCTGCCCGCCACCGCGCTATAAGCGCCGCTTCATTGGTGTTGGGGGCCCTCGCAAGAGGATGCCTGTCGCCCTTCGGGGAAAGGACAACGCCCTTTTGAAACAGCAAAAGGAGATCAGCGGTGAGCAAACGCACCTCTGCCAAGTATAAGATCGACCGCCGCATGGGCGAAAACATCTGGGGCCGCGCCAAGTCCCCGGTCAACCGCCGCGAATACGGCCCCGGCCAGCACGGTCAGCGCCGCAAGGG
This genomic window from Paracoccus sediminicola contains:
- the proS gene encoding proline--tRNA ligase, translating into MRLSRYFLPVLKEDPKEAQIVSHRLMLRAGMIKQQAAGIYSWLPLGQKVLRRIEQIVHEEQQRAGHIPVLMPTLQSADLWRESGRYDAYGEELLRITDRHGRDMLYGPTNEEMITDIFRSHVNSYKDLPLTLYHIQWKFRDEVRPRFGVMRGREFLMKDGYNFDLSREDALHAYNRHLVTYLRTYERMGLQAIPMRADSGPIGGDDTHEFLVLAETGESEVFYDSEITELKFGDREIDYDSVEQCQAVLEEFTSRYARTDETHDEAKFNEIPEERRRSARGIEVGQIFYFGTKYSEPMGATVVGPDGQRVPVHMGSHGIGVSRLAGAIIEASHDEKGIIWPEGVTPFHVGIVNLKQGDSSVDSACEALYRDLKAKGFDVLYDDRDERAGAKFATMDLIGLPWRVTVGPRGLQNNKVELTSRRTGESEEISPADAVARLEKIYKPVFDAAR
- a CDS encoding DUF4260 domain-containing protein, whose protein sequence is MNRVVIWQRVEGAVVFFAGIWIYSALGGGFAWWLALLLFFAPDLAFAGYAGGPKIGAAVYNLVHLYAFGLMLLMLGSVIGNGGMMALAALWLGHAGFDRMLGYGLKTDAGFGHTHLGPIGRNR
- a CDS encoding glycosyltransferase family 8 protein, producing MTATPQFSADFKPQNDTAIILACDAAYLAYAAIPALQLARGKRDYDLLIGGPVPLALPALLREAGIGHVAAADATLVDALPTDARRSIATYMELFCASALRGIYRRILVLDSDVIFQRGDPGRLLCADMLGHAVAAVRDNRQWRSPRRRVREFRQLGLPAAPYFNAGVVMIDTERWAEADLSARAASFAHAHLDRLGRDQALMNGMLHGDWAEISPLWNWQFTWSSAHLMSMADPCLVHFIGPHKPWLDSADGRIPMRLRADYAAILPRHFPDAPRGTALERRHLPERHDLGKSLFKQWRSSGAMLDYLGRFPDEYTLLKP
- a CDS encoding glycosyl transferase, which translates into the protein MKQIICIKWGAKYGPDYANRFYNMVAKNITPPFRVICFTDSTEGLNPAIETRPLPDPDFVMPRNTPGKWPKSQLWGDLGDITGTVLFMDLDVIVTGSLDAFFEYGDPADTITAKNPNTPLERMAQTSIYRMKVGKLAPMREKFLSDPQGFADKYRYEQRFVTHNAPGGVKFWPRGWVSHFRMHCIPPFPLNYVQPPRIPRGTKVVIFAGHLNPDDAVLGQWSKNDPLRSPGDHLRATFDGRRRESVSKHLRHYYLPAKWIADKWI